The following are from one region of the Acidobacteriota bacterium genome:
- a CDS encoding anti-sigma factor has translation MNQFLSKRRLLALVLASLMVFAACSGGSSDAADESADVAAEALAEQEDSTDEAMEDSDEAMGEDSEEAMEEEAMEEDSDDAMEEDSEDVDAMMAGGPGLHFDVSNFPTLANGVHYEGWAVIDGAPVSTGKFNVVDGKTVSLDGDEIKGFHIEEDLAAATTIIVTIEPEGDTDAIPSDTHFVAGDVDSDGKSELTIDHPAALGTDFSDATGQFILATPSNGNDTDELSGVWFLDPSGPSASLTLPTLPAGWTYEGWAVIDGTPVSTGTFLSAEGADSGEPFKGEGDTPPFPGEDFLRNAPDGLTFPTDLRELPIVISVEPSPDDAPTPFVLKPLVGKAPGNAADHVLYELGNNSDDLPKAEIWIG, from the coding sequence ATGAATCAGTTCCTATCGAAACGTCGGCTTCTCGCCCTCGTGCTCGCCAGCCTGATGGTGTTCGCCGCATGTAGCGGCGGGTCCAGCGATGCCGCTGACGAGTCGGCTGACGTCGCTGCTGAGGCACTCGCCGAGCAGGAAGACTCCACCGACGAGGCCATGGAAGACAGCGACGAAGCCATGGGGGAAGACTCGGAAGAAGCCATGGAAGAAGAGGCCATGGAAGAAGATTCCGACGACGCCATGGAAGAAGATTCCGAGGACGTCGACGCCATGATGGCGGGCGGACCAGGTCTGCACTTTGACGTCTCAAACTTTCCAACCCTTGCAAACGGTGTCCACTATGAGGGCTGGGCCGTCATCGACGGTGCTCCAGTCTCTACCGGCAAGTTCAACGTTGTCGACGGCAAGACCGTCAGCCTCGATGGTGACGAGATCAAGGGCTTCCACATCGAGGAAGATCTCGCCGCGGCCACCACGATCATCGTGACGATCGAACCAGAGGGTGACACAGATGCCATTCCATCTGACACTCACTTCGTTGCGGGTGACGTCGACTCAGATGGAAAGTCAGAACTCACCATCGACCACCCTGCCGCCCTCGGCACTGACTTCTCCGATGCCACCGGACAGTTCATTCTTGCAACCCCATCGAACGGAAACGACACGGACGAGTTGTCTGGGGTTTGGTTCCTCGACCCATCGGGACCTTCGGCCTCTTTGACACTGCCCACGCTCCCCGCGGGTTGGACCTACGAGGGATGGGCTGTCATCGATGGGACACCGGTCAGCACCGGCACGTTCCTCAGCGCTGAGGGTGCCGATAGCGGCGAACCGTTCAAGGGTGAAGGCGACACACCGCCGTTCCCTGGCGAGGATTTCCTCCGCAACGCACCAGACGGATTGACCTTCCCCACAGACCTACGTGAGCTGCCAATCGTCATCTCGGTCGAGCCCTCACCAGACGATGCACCAACACCGTTCGTGTTGAAACCCCTGGTCGGCAAAGCGCCGGGAAACGCGGCCGATCACGTTCTCTACGAGCTCGGCAACAACTCCGACGACCTACCCAAAGCAGAAATCTGGATCGGATAA
- a CDS encoding UPF0182 family protein gives MIEFPRNVRRPSVKQSRIGLYAAIAFGAIILLRAVTVLWTDYLWYDSVNQTSVWSTLVFTKFWLMLVAFVVAFAVIWGNMRLVNRISPPIPPHPDDVDAELLERFQEWVGPRIAKVRLAVAAFLAGMVALGAGAFWREWLFFRSSESFGINDPVFGNDLSRYVFELPFYRASFGWIFQLLIVTAIVVAALHYFNGAIQVASGRPVGSGVKMHMSLLFAGIALLKAFGYLLDKWSLVYSERGEVFGVSYTDFHAKRPALNLLIFISIIAALILVVNVFLRGWVLPVVALALWLFTSIVIGGIYPAFIQRFRVDPEAVSREEPFVEYNIEFTRRAYDIEDIEVIPFAASAALTGEGIANNSQTIDNIRLWDPSVLEPTYKKLQEIRTFYSLPDVDVDRYVIDGELTQVMISGRELDEANLPSSGWVTETFVYTHGFGAVLSPANAVTINGQPDFFVQDIPPTTTNDVFLIDEPRIYFGDESGTSYKIVNTDEPEADFPDDIGGERIVYGSYSGTGGVQLSSVFRRAAFATRFLNLDTLISGQIRTDSRLLLIRNVRERVERIAPFLSSDDDPYLVVLDGRLVWVVDLYTTTNQYPFAERAETGRLSAIGRSSSLSNNFNYIRNSVKALVDAESGEINLYVIDPSDPLIRSQQRIFPGLFKDASELPEGIAEHFRYPEAMFRVQSDMYLNYHITDAREFFSLVDPWQIARDPSTSSTEVFREPSFNLTTSDRPMSPYYLLMELPGEEDLSFILMQPFTPAERPNMVAFLVAKSDPGSYGDLIVYTLPADASQAGPGQVGDFINQNTEISAQFTLWGQTGSTVVKGNMQVIPIDESLLYVQPIYLRADSASGGTDGGIPELKQVVVSFDGQIVMRKTLDEAISVIFDDTGVPVEPVDPSETPTTTPPPTPIGDGSVADLIVQAQVAFDDANAALKSGDLAKYAEFVQLAEDLVTRAANLAASN, from the coding sequence GTGATTGAGTTTCCGCGCAACGTGCGCCGCCCCAGTGTAAAACAGTCGAGAATCGGTCTCTACGCGGCGATCGCGTTCGGCGCGATCATCCTTCTACGTGCCGTTACAGTTCTTTGGACAGACTATCTCTGGTATGACTCTGTCAATCAGACGTCGGTTTGGTCGACGTTGGTGTTCACAAAGTTCTGGTTGATGTTGGTCGCGTTTGTTGTCGCTTTTGCGGTGATATGGGGAAACATGCGGCTTGTCAACCGCATCTCGCCGCCGATTCCCCCACACCCGGACGACGTTGACGCCGAGCTGCTCGAACGTTTCCAAGAGTGGGTCGGACCCCGGATTGCGAAGGTCAGGCTTGCGGTTGCCGCGTTCCTTGCCGGCATGGTCGCCCTCGGCGCAGGAGCGTTCTGGCGTGAGTGGCTGTTCTTCCGTTCCTCAGAATCCTTTGGGATCAACGACCCGGTGTTTGGCAACGACTTGTCGCGCTACGTGTTTGAGCTGCCATTCTATCGGGCGTCATTCGGTTGGATTTTCCAACTTCTGATCGTCACTGCGATCGTCGTTGCGGCATTGCACTATTTCAACGGTGCTATCCAGGTGGCGTCCGGTCGCCCCGTTGGATCGGGTGTCAAAATGCACATGTCACTTTTGTTTGCTGGCATTGCGTTGCTCAAGGCGTTTGGGTACCTCCTCGACAAATGGAGTCTCGTTTACTCTGAGCGAGGCGAAGTGTTTGGTGTCTCGTACACCGATTTCCACGCAAAACGTCCCGCCTTGAATTTGTTGATCTTTATCTCGATCATTGCCGCCCTCATCCTTGTAGTGAACGTTTTTTTGCGGGGATGGGTGTTACCGGTTGTTGCGCTGGCATTGTGGCTGTTCACGTCGATCGTCATCGGCGGGATCTACCCGGCATTCATTCAACGTTTTCGAGTCGATCCCGAGGCGGTGAGTCGTGAAGAGCCGTTCGTGGAGTACAACATCGAGTTCACAAGACGGGCGTACGACATTGAGGACATCGAAGTAATCCCGTTCGCCGCGTCCGCTGCACTCACGGGCGAGGGTATTGCCAATAACTCGCAGACGATCGACAATATCCGGCTGTGGGACCCCTCGGTGTTGGAGCCCACATACAAGAAACTCCAAGAGATCCGCACGTTTTACTCGCTTCCCGATGTTGACGTCGACCGCTACGTAATCGATGGTGAACTGACGCAGGTGATGATCTCGGGACGGGAGCTTGATGAGGCAAACCTTCCGTCGAGCGGGTGGGTCACCGAAACGTTTGTGTACACGCACGGTTTTGGCGCGGTTCTGTCACCCGCAAACGCGGTCACCATAAACGGTCAACCCGACTTCTTTGTCCAGGACATCCCGCCGACCACCACCAATGATGTGTTCCTCATTGATGAGCCGCGCATTTACTTTGGTGACGAGTCAGGTACGTCGTACAAGATTGTCAACACCGATGAGCCTGAGGCTGACTTCCCCGACGACATTGGCGGCGAGCGAATTGTCTATGGTTCCTACTCGGGTACGGGCGGGGTTCAGTTGTCGAGCGTCTTCCGCCGTGCCGCGTTTGCGACTCGGTTCCTCAACCTCGATACACTCATCTCTGGACAAATCCGTACTGACTCTCGCCTGCTGCTCATCCGCAACGTACGCGAGCGCGTCGAGCGCATTGCGCCGTTCCTGTCGAGCGATGACGACCCCTATCTTGTTGTGCTTGATGGCCGGCTGGTGTGGGTTGTTGACCTCTACACAACGACCAATCAATACCCGTTCGCTGAACGGGCCGAGACCGGGCGCCTGTCGGCCATCGGCCGGTCCTCAAGCCTGTCCAACAACTTCAACTACATCCGGAACTCGGTGAAGGCGCTGGTCGACGCCGAGAGCGGAGAGATAAACCTCTACGTGATCGACCCGAGCGACCCGCTGATACGTTCCCAGCAGCGCATCTTTCCCGGCCTGTTCAAAGATGCATCAGAGTTGCCCGAAGGAATAGCTGAGCACTTCCGCTACCCCGAGGCGATGTTCCGAGTGCAGTCAGATATGTACCTCAACTACCACATCACCGACGCAAGGGAGTTCTTCTCGTTGGTTGATCCGTGGCAGATAGCCCGTGACCCGTCGACCTCTTCCACAGAAGTGTTCCGCGAGCCCTCGTTCAACTTAACTACGAGTGACCGGCCCATGTCGCCGTACTACCTGCTGATGGAGCTACCCGGCGAAGAAGATTTGTCGTTCATATTGATGCAGCCATTTACGCCGGCCGAGCGTCCAAACATGGTTGCGTTCCTGGTCGCAAAGTCGGATCCCGGTTCGTATGGCGATCTGATCGTGTACACGCTGCCGGCGGATGCCTCGCAAGCCGGCCCGGGCCAGGTTGGCGACTTCATTAACCAGAACACCGAGATTTCAGCGCAGTTCACCCTGTGGGGCCAGACAGGTTCGACCGTGGTGAAGGGCAACATGCAGGTCATACCAATTGACGAGTCGCTGCTGTATGTGCAGCCGATCTATCTGCGCGCCGATTCTGCGTCGGGAGGGACCGACGGTGGTATCCCCGAGCTCAAGCAGGTTGTTGTGTCGTTCGATGGGCAGATTGTCATGCGTAAGACTCTCGATGAGGCAATCTCGGTGATCTTCGACGACACCGGTGTGCCTGTTGAGCCGGTGGATCCGTCCGAGACGCCCACGACAACACCTCCGCCAACGCCGATCGGGGACGGCAGCGTTGCAGACCTCATTGTGCAAGCGCAAGTGGCGTTCGACGATGCCAACGCCGCGCTGAAATCCGGTGACCTCGCCAAGTACGCAGAGTTTGTGCAACTTGCTGAGGATCTGGTGACAAGGGCCGCCAATCTTGCCGCAAGCAACTAG
- a CDS encoding PDZ domain-containing protein: MTTPTDTDDPRWQDVPESLRPKKKLRKWPFVLAAFFLLVGGVLFVAANTSVEYYALSPGPVNDVGDYIVVADDAGPSKGQLYFLTVSLREISLLEYWGAQIDPKVDLSPRENIRPRGVSPEELRQQNIDLMDQSKQAAIFVALTRLGYEVTFEGDGAIINSVIDGSAAEGVIEEGDVIVGVNGETIQFSTDAIEFIGGHAPGDTIEVELVRGADSASPQTLMFNITLGPFRAEDANGDLVEDLDRGMVGVLLSNYNARIAFPVEIDIDTHNIGGPSAGLMFALEIMDRLLDEDLTAGLAIAGTGMIDQDGNVGAIGGIKQKVYGAITAGASYVLVPANNFDDAVDAAGDDIGVVRIETIDDALTFLRGLQG, encoded by the coding sequence ATGACAACACCCACCGATACCGACGATCCCCGCTGGCAAGACGTTCCCGAATCGCTGCGACCGAAGAAGAAACTACGAAAGTGGCCCTTCGTTCTCGCTGCGTTCTTCTTGCTCGTTGGCGGTGTGCTGTTCGTCGCCGCGAACACGTCTGTCGAGTATTACGCCCTGTCCCCCGGACCTGTCAATGACGTTGGCGACTACATCGTGGTCGCCGACGACGCTGGCCCATCGAAGGGTCAGCTCTACTTCCTCACCGTATCGCTCAGGGAAATCAGCCTGCTTGAGTACTGGGGCGCTCAGATCGATCCCAAGGTCGATCTCAGCCCGAGGGAGAACATCAGACCGAGGGGTGTGAGCCCCGAGGAACTGCGTCAACAGAACATTGACCTCATGGACCAATCGAAGCAAGCCGCGATCTTTGTGGCGCTCACTCGGCTTGGTTATGAGGTCACGTTCGAGGGCGACGGTGCGATCATCAACAGCGTCATCGATGGTTCAGCTGCGGAAGGAGTGATTGAGGAGGGCGATGTGATTGTCGGTGTGAACGGCGAGACCATCCAGTTCTCGACCGACGCTATCGAGTTCATTGGTGGCCACGCTCCTGGAGACACGATCGAGGTCGAACTTGTCCGGGGTGCAGATAGCGCCAGTCCGCAGACCTTGATGTTCAACATAACGCTAGGACCGTTTCGTGCGGAGGACGCCAATGGCGACCTTGTCGAAGATCTCGATCGCGGGATGGTGGGTGTACTGCTCTCGAACTACAACGCTCGAATCGCTTTCCCGGTCGAGATTGACATCGACACACACAACATTGGCGGACCGTCGGCGGGCTTGATGTTTGCGCTTGAGATCATGGATCGCCTTCTCGACGAGGACCTGACAGCGGGCCTCGCAATAGCTGGTACCGGGATGATTGATCAGGACGGCAATGTCGGCGCCATTGGCGGTATAAAGCAGAAGGTGTACGGCGCAATCACTGCTGGAGCGTCGTACGTTCTGGTGCCGGCGAATAACTTCGACGACGCCGTGGACGCGGCCGGTGACGACATCGGTGTTGTTCGGATCGAAACCATCGACGACGCCCTCACGTTCTTGCGCGGGCTTCAGGGTTGA